From Saprospiraceae bacterium, one genomic window encodes:
- a CDS encoding HmuY family protein, with translation MKNVFYFIIVCCVSIFSCTEDDPVTPSVVTSVIVRELPADPYTGIDPVTMRPTGDKGVFTFYRLSDSSLVANSDSATTKWDIGFKGSTIITNGGSSGPGQGGALVIDGIFSELAEIPASSNFIVDNNPNFGVDRSWYKYDPSAMVFTPVPGKIILIRTADGKYAKLEVLSYYKGAPANPTVRDESRYYTFRYVYQPDGSRKF, from the coding sequence ATGAAAAATGTATTTTATTTTATCATCGTTTGTTGTGTAAGCATATTTTCCTGCACTGAAGACGATCCAGTCACACCATCAGTTGTTACATCAGTAATTGTGCGTGAATTACCTGCAGACCCTTACACAGGAATCGATCCTGTGACCATGAGGCCAACAGGAGACAAGGGTGTTTTCACTTTTTATCGTTTGTCTGACAGCAGTTTGGTGGCAAATTCAGACAGTGCTACCACCAAATGGGACATTGGTTTTAAGGGGAGTACCATCATTACCAATGGAGGCAGCAGCGGCCCTGGGCAAGGAGGTGCTTTGGTAATCGATGGTATTTTTTCAGAATTGGCTGAAATACCTGCCTCTTCCAACTTCATTGTGGACAATAATCCAAACTTTGGAGTAGACAGAAGTTGGTATAAATACGATCCATCTGCCATGGTATTTACTCCTGTACCTGGAAAAATTATCTTGATTAGAACTGCTGATGGAAAATACGCCAAGCTTGAAGTATTGTCCTATTATAAAGGCGCCCCAGCCAATCCAACCGTTCGCGATGAGTCAAGGTATTATACTTTCAGATACGTATATCAACCTGACGGTTCTAGAAAATTCTAA
- a CDS encoding TonB-dependent receptor has protein sequence MDSLQLQEVMVTATRTERLLSAVPMPALIIKSQSIQQAGSTRLQDILSEQAGLVIVPQVNGLGNGIQIQGLNPDYTLILLDGEPLIGRYTGSLELSRIGTFNIRKIEIVKGPSSSLYGSEALAGVVNIITDEPLTPRIKTSARYGSRNTVDLNMMGAWSNQKLRISLSANHYRTDGYDFTPELFGQTVSPFSNTALMPKLVWTPNARHEMAMSGRFFNENQINAYQVINGIDSIRVDGSSSVRDQNFQWTYKYRSSSGWYWTSRLYFTKYTTATDLNKLETAEVHYRDQFEQQFLRPEIQMVYSNSTKQRWTTGAGYIHESVSTSRYGEGKDQRQATFYFFGQHEWEPFRKWSLVSGLRLDQNNTFGAQLSPKLAVNYMASSKLNLKLSTGTGFKAPDFRQLYLNFDNAAASYAVFGTEVVVDQLQRLEKEGRIQDYLQAPGKMGTITPESSFAINLGLQYKPNNNILIELNFFQNHLRGLIETIPVAITTHQKTIYSYTNISRALTQGLESQISWQCHSNWQLALGYQFLLAFDREVLRGINNHQYFGRNPETLETYRIKRADYFGLPNRSRHHATFKINYRSRDKSWDVSLRSIFRGKFGILNTAGNVSGVLIPSSDKNANSILDRHDDYIPGYLIFNATVSKILFKNWTFQLVGENLLNQIEPIRIPTLIGRTFYIQIQYSIYKN, from the coding sequence ATGGACTCACTCCAATTGCAGGAAGTGATGGTAACTGCCACAAGGACAGAGCGCCTTTTGTCTGCAGTGCCAATGCCGGCACTCATCATCAAATCACAAAGTATCCAACAGGCTGGAAGTACCCGTTTGCAAGACATTCTTTCAGAGCAAGCTGGGCTTGTCATTGTACCTCAAGTAAACGGACTTGGAAATGGCATTCAAATTCAGGGTCTGAATCCTGATTATACCTTGATTTTACTGGATGGAGAACCCCTCATTGGCCGATACACAGGCTCCCTTGAGTTGAGTAGAATAGGCACTTTTAACATTCGCAAAATTGAAATAGTAAAAGGCCCTTCCTCCAGTTTATATGGAAGTGAGGCTCTAGCAGGCGTAGTCAATATTATTACAGATGAACCTCTCACACCCAGAATTAAAACAAGTGCAAGGTACGGTTCCAGAAATACAGTCGATCTGAATATGATGGGTGCCTGGTCAAATCAAAAACTCAGAATCAGTTTGTCAGCCAATCACTACCGAACCGATGGATATGATTTTACTCCTGAACTATTTGGTCAGACAGTTTCTCCTTTTTCCAATACTGCACTTATGCCCAAATTGGTCTGGACACCCAATGCCAGACACGAGATGGCGATGAGTGGTCGTTTCTTCAATGAAAATCAGATCAACGCCTATCAGGTGATCAACGGAATAGACTCGATCCGTGTCGATGGGTCCTCATCTGTCAGGGATCAGAATTTCCAGTGGACTTATAAATACAGATCTTCTTCCGGATGGTATTGGACTTCAAGATTGTACTTCACAAAATACACAACAGCGACTGACCTCAATAAATTGGAAACAGCTGAGGTGCATTATCGGGATCAATTTGAGCAACAATTTTTGAGACCGGAAATTCAAATGGTTTATTCCAATTCTACTAAGCAACGATGGACCACTGGAGCTGGATATATTCATGAATCAGTCAGCACCTCCAGATACGGTGAAGGGAAGGACCAACGCCAAGCCACTTTTTATTTTTTTGGACAACACGAATGGGAACCATTCCGCAAATGGTCTTTGGTATCTGGTTTGCGACTGGATCAAAACAATACTTTTGGAGCTCAACTTAGCCCAAAGCTTGCTGTAAATTACATGGCATCGTCCAAATTGAACCTGAAGTTATCGACTGGAACAGGCTTTAAGGCTCCTGACTTCAGACAGCTTTACCTCAATTTTGACAATGCGGCTGCCTCCTATGCAGTATTCGGTACTGAAGTGGTCGTCGATCAACTACAAAGACTGGAGAAGGAAGGAAGAATTCAGGATTATCTCCAGGCACCTGGTAAAATGGGAACCATCACTCCGGAATCTTCTTTCGCTATCAATTTAGGTTTGCAATACAAACCCAATAATAATATTTTGATTGAATTGAATTTCTTTCAAAATCACCTGCGAGGTTTGATAGAAACCATACCTGTTGCCATCACCACCCATCAAAAAACCATATACAGCTATACCAACATTAGTAGAGCACTTACCCAGGGGCTTGAATCTCAAATTAGCTGGCAGTGTCATTCAAACTGGCAGCTTGCATTGGGTTATCAGTTCTTATTGGCTTTTGACAGAGAGGTGCTCAGGGGAATAAATAACCACCAATATTTTGGTAGAAATCCTGAAACCCTGGAAACTTATCGAATTAAGCGGGCTGATTATTTTGGTTTACCCAACCGATCCCGACATCACGCAACTTTTAAAATCAATTATAGGTCCAGGGATAAATCTTGGGATGTCAGTTTGCGATCCATTTTTAGAGGTAAATTTGGAATTCTAAATACCGCAGGAAATGTATCGGGAGTGTTGATTCCTTCTTCTGACAAAAATGCAAACTCAATTCTGGATCGGCACGATGACTATATCCCGGGATATTTGATTTTCAATGCGACGGTGTCAAAAATACTTTTCAAAAATTGGACCTTTCAACTGGTTGGGGAAAATTTATTGAATCAGATAGAACCCATTCGTATCCCAACTTTAATTGGAAGAACTTTTTACATTCAAATTCAATATTCAATCTATAAAAATTAA
- a CDS encoding helix-turn-helix transcriptional regulator yields MIENSVHLKLIETGKVQSSAFQAKILYKVFCLQGKGIFGFGPIYRRELQAGKVFLIYNPEEALNYQLDSEADSKIIILGLPLTELHKMFVPESIDAPVFHPDNINRKYYEEKNISPEIHQILQGLYQNQMPTNAQRLYLQAKAMETLSLFYSGRNQERENCPFLNDEQMVRKLKQVKETLIASYQSAPTLTELARQTGLNENQLKVGFREIYGMPPYQYLLNHRLDIARNMLLSGKHQVNEVADHIGYQNVSHFISAFKKKFGLTPKKMMA; encoded by the coding sequence ATGATAGAAAATTCAGTGCACTTAAAACTAATAGAAACAGGTAAAGTACAATCCTCGGCATTTCAAGCTAAAATTCTATACAAGGTATTTTGCTTACAGGGAAAGGGAATATTTGGATTTGGTCCCATCTATCGTCGCGAACTTCAGGCGGGAAAAGTTTTTCTAATCTACAATCCGGAAGAAGCGCTCAATTATCAGTTGGATTCTGAGGCCGATTCAAAAATCATTATACTGGGTTTGCCATTGACTGAACTGCACAAGATGTTTGTTCCTGAGTCCATCGATGCACCGGTCTTTCATCCGGACAATATCAATCGCAAATATTACGAGGAAAAAAACATCAGTCCGGAAATTCATCAAATATTGCAAGGACTTTACCAAAATCAAATGCCGACAAATGCGCAAAGGCTCTATTTACAAGCCAAAGCCATGGAAACACTCAGTTTGTTTTACAGTGGCCGGAACCAGGAACGGGAAAACTGCCCATTCCTCAATGACGAACAAATGGTGAGAAAGCTAAAGCAGGTAAAGGAGACTTTGATCGCCTCCTACCAATCAGCTCCGACGCTGACAGAATTGGCAAGGCAAACCGGTTTGAACGAAAACCAACTGAAAGTGGGTTTTAGAGAAATTTATGGTATGCCACCTTATCAATATTTGCTGAATCATCGGCTGGACATTGCCAGAAACATGCTGTTGTCAGGAAAACACCAGGTCAACGAAGTGGCTGATCACATTGGGTATCAAAACGTGAGCCATTTTATCAGTGCTTTTAAAAAGAAATTCGGGCTGACGCCAAAGAAAATGATGGCTTGA
- a CDS encoding T9SS type A sorting domain-containing protein, which produces MKKLQTNLDFKRNNFLAKLVIIFLMLAQTPLLLTELNAQDNCGNLLENPVGNAPVTTGWNILQVSGNSPGFGQRPGSGFSSTYGGCGSLSWNRKSQTIDLISKGINASWLDSSPDIYVAETFSTGWTNAFCTYPSGNSLDLYYLRIELRDAGNNVLASINWGSTGVPLFAPTSGITHSHTFSGYPSGVRYIYFEDGGMDAGWWNGFYGTYMDDATVLFINPEDSDGDGTADCNDGCPTDPNKIAAGQCGCGVADTDNDGDGTANCNDGCPNDSGKTTPGICGCGLPDTDSDGDGTADCNDGCPTDPNKITAGQCGCGVADTDSDGDGTANCNDGCPNDSGKTAPGICGCGLPDTDSDGDGTADCNDGCPTDPNKILAGQCGCGVADTDSDGDGTADCNDDCPNDSGKTAPGICGCGLSDMDSDGDGAADCNDGCPTDPNKILAGQCGCGVADTDSDGDGTANCNDGCPNDSGKTAPGICGCGISDTDSDGDGTADCIDECPADPNKITAGQCGCGVADTDSDGDGTANCNDGCPNDPNKIAAGICGCGVADTDSDDDGTADCNDGCPTDPDKTTPGQCGCGNAETDSDCDGIADCNDVCPGGDDTVDANSDNIPDCSQLLNYNSYSNAWKCSNNKINICHIGDDGPITLCINKNALAAHYNHGDNIGPCTTCGNALKVLVQDKDTDGDHNHSAEDIGMETMRIVPNPASDYAEVWLEGINGSGTITLLDLNGKSIFQSKFANGQNVIKLDLTACLGFGGTYFVRLAAAEQSITTRLTIVR; this is translated from the coding sequence ATGAAAAAACTTCAAACAAATCTTGATTTTAAAAGAAATAACTTTCTTGCCAAACTTGTAATTATTTTTTTAATGTTGGCTCAGACACCTCTCTTGTTGACTGAATTAAATGCTCAGGACAACTGTGGTAATTTATTGGAGAATCCTGTAGGAAATGCTCCGGTCACAACTGGATGGAACATATTACAAGTATCTGGTAATTCACCTGGATTTGGCCAAAGGCCAGGATCCGGGTTTTCAAGTACCTATGGAGGATGCGGGTCTTTGAGTTGGAATCGGAAGTCTCAGACCATTGATTTGATTTCTAAAGGGATAAATGCTTCATGGCTGGATTCTTCTCCGGATATCTATGTAGCGGAAACTTTCTCCACTGGCTGGACAAATGCATTCTGCACTTACCCCTCAGGAAATAGTTTGGATTTGTATTATCTTAGGATTGAGTTACGAGACGCAGGTAACAATGTTTTGGCAAGCATCAATTGGGGTTCTACAGGAGTACCATTGTTTGCACCAACTTCAGGAATCACGCATAGCCATACCTTCTCGGGATATCCATCCGGAGTCAGGTATATTTATTTTGAAGATGGAGGAATGGATGCAGGCTGGTGGAATGGATTCTACGGAACCTATATGGATGATGCAACCGTATTATTCATTAATCCAGAGGATTCAGACGGAGATGGCACAGCAGATTGCAATGATGGATGTCCGACCGATCCTAATAAAATCGCGGCAGGTCAATGCGGTTGTGGAGTAGCAGATACTGACAATGACGGAGACGGAACAGCAAATTGTAATGATGGATGTCCGAATGATTCTGGTAAAACAACTCCCGGTATATGTGGTTGTGGTTTACCAGATACGGACAGCGATGGAGATGGCACGGCAGATTGCAATGATGGATGTCCAACCGATCCTAATAAAATCACAGCTGGTCAATGCGGTTGTGGAGTAGCAGATACGGATAGCGATGGGGACGGAACAGCAAATTGTAATGATGGATGTCCGAATGATTCTGGTAAAACGGCACCTGGCATTTGTGGTTGTGGTTTACCAGATACGGACAGCGATGGAGATGGCACGGCAGATTGCAATGATGGATGTCCAACCGATCCTAATAAAATCTTGGCTGGTCAATGCGGTTGTGGGGTAGCAGATACGGATAGCGACGGGGACGGAACGGCTGATTGTAATGATGACTGTCCGAATGATTCTGGTAAAACGGCTCCTGGCATTTGTGGTTGTGGTTTATCAGATATGGACAGCGATGGAGATGGCGCAGCGGATTGCAATGATGGATGTCCAACCGATCCTAATAAAATCTTGGCTGGTCAATGCGGTTGTGGGGTAGCAGATACGGATAGCGATGGGGACGGAACAGCAAATTGTAATGATGGCTGTCCGAATGATTCTGGTAAAACGGCACCTGGCATTTGCGGTTGCGGTATATCAGATACGGACAGCGATGGAGATGGCACGGCGGATTGCATCGACGAATGTCCAGCCGATCCTAATAAAATCACGGCTGGTCAATGCGGTTGTGGAGTAGCAGATACGGATAGCGATGGAGACGGAACGGCAAATTGTAATGATGGCTGTCCAAATGATCCAAATAAAATTGCGGCTGGTATTTGTGGTTGTGGTGTGGCAGATACTGACAGCGATGATGATGGCACAGCGGATTGCAACGACGGATGTCCAACCGATCCAGATAAAACAACTCCTGGTCAATGTGGCTGTGGGAATGCAGAAACAGATAGCGATTGCGACGGCATAGCTGATTGCAATGACGTTTGTCCCGGAGGAGATGATACGGTGGATGCGAATAGTGACAATATACCGGATTGTAGCCAATTACTCAACTACAATAGTTATAGCAATGCCTGGAAATGTTCAAACAATAAAATCAATATTTGTCATATTGGCGACGATGGACCCATTACATTATGCATCAACAAAAATGCATTAGCCGCTCACTACAACCATGGCGACAACATAGGACCCTGCACGACTTGCGGAAATGCACTTAAAGTTTTGGTCCAAGACAAGGATACAGATGGAGACCACAATCATTCAGCTGAAGATATTGGAATGGAGACAATGAGGATTGTGCCCAATCCGGCTAGCGATTATGCGGAAGTATGGTTGGAAGGTATCAATGGATCTGGCACGATTACCTTATTGGATTTGAATGGAAAATCTATCTTTCAATCCAAGTTTGCAAATGGACAAAATGTAATAAAGTTAGATTTGACAGCATGCTTGGGTTTTGGCGGAACCTATTTTGTTCGACTGGCAGCTGCAGAACAAAGCATTACAACTCGATTGACCATCGTCAGATAA
- a CDS encoding T9SS type A sorting domain-containing protein, giving the protein MKIQIQGKCLPLEWKPAIYLGQFFLILILLWPGDKVFGQCSIDGYSYLGSFEGHHYYLSNYGTNPSLAYGDATAAGGYLASINSAAENAWLSPLVPGYITIGLSDLAVEGTFEWHSGEPLTFTDWWPGEPNNLGDEDYTVTNFGGLGKWNDVPDWVTPQFIVEFEDSDGDGTMDVCDQCPDDPFKTEPGICGCGNEDTDSDCDGVADCNDICPGGDDTVDANGDNIPDCSQLLNYDAYSDDWKCGKNKIMVCHNDNNPHTICINKNALPAHFNHGDQIGPCTSCGNAIKVKDIHEDVEGDHDHSLEDQASEAMKIVPNPVSDNAEIWLEGLNAPGIVSLLDLNGKVHWQTKFSAGQNIIRLDGSLLDRAAGTYLIRLVSENNIITKYLVITE; this is encoded by the coding sequence ATGAAAATTCAGATTCAAGGCAAATGCCTTCCACTGGAATGGAAGCCCGCAATCTATTTGGGGCAATTTTTCTTAATTCTAATTCTGTTGTGGCCTGGAGACAAGGTTTTTGGGCAGTGTTCAATCGACGGATATTCCTATTTGGGCAGTTTTGAAGGACACCATTATTATTTGTCCAATTATGGCACCAATCCATCTTTGGCCTACGGGGATGCCACGGCAGCGGGTGGTTACCTAGCCAGTATTAATTCTGCGGCAGAAAATGCCTGGTTGTCTCCTTTGGTTCCGGGGTATATAACCATTGGGCTGAGTGATCTTGCAGTAGAAGGAACTTTTGAGTGGCATTCCGGTGAGCCTCTAACTTTTACCGACTGGTGGCCCGGAGAGCCAAATAATTTAGGTGATGAGGATTATACAGTCACAAATTTTGGCGGCTTGGGTAAATGGAATGATGTTCCAGATTGGGTAACCCCACAATTTATAGTTGAATTTGAAGACAGTGACGGGGACGGTACCATGGACGTTTGTGATCAGTGTCCCGACGATCCATTCAAAACTGAGCCTGGCATTTGTGGATGTGGAAATGAAGACACCGATAGCGATTGTGATGGGGTAGCGGACTGTAATGACATCTGTCCGGGAGGTGATGATACAGTCGATGCAAATGGTGACAATATCCCGGATTGTAGCCAATTGCTAAATTACGATGCCTATAGTGATGATTGGAAATGTGGAAAAAATAAGATTATGGTTTGTCATAATGATAATAATCCACACACTATTTGCATCAATAAAAATGCTCTTCCAGCCCATTTTAATCATGGTGACCAAATTGGACCATGTACCTCTTGTGGAAATGCAATTAAAGTCAAAGATATTCATGAGGATGTAGAAGGAGACCATGACCATTCTTTGGAAGACCAGGCTTCTGAAGCAATGAAAATTGTCCCCAATCCTGTCTCTGATAATGCTGAAATATGGTTGGAGGGATTGAATGCACCAGGTATTGTAAGCTTACTTGATTTGAACGGTAAAGTTCATTGGCAAACGAAATTTTCTGCGGGTCAAAACATCATTAGATTGGATGGTAGTTTACTGGATAGAGCAGCTGGCACATATTTGATCAGATTGGTTTCTGAGAATAATATCATCACCAAATATCTTGTCATTACTGAATAA